In Juglans microcarpa x Juglans regia isolate MS1-56 chromosome 8D, Jm3101_v1.0, whole genome shotgun sequence, the following are encoded in one genomic region:
- the LOC121241936 gene encoding protein BIG GRAIN 1-like B has product MHRWEKTLREDGYNCDRKNPSFSTRLLDEIYRSIDEGDKGTDELKFYREPVGMKQSRGCAKSNRTLEGKEAGSHRRASLIEEWIDKKVSEKGVTQRRHYLTKLERKSHLEHDVDQDVLFFSSTSSSSDSSSGGFSSSDTDSMSGLKSGSSCFGPTRPKPIRTSVSARPEKTDRKHRALPFFDDGHYGSATEETSRHEDAMIKSKSRALKIYSNLKKVKQPISPGGRLANFLNSLFTTGNTKKTKSLSTGGCDDATHVERKSKSVQASTCSSASSFSRSCLSKNSPSSREKLRNGIKRTVRFCPVSVIVDEDCRPCGHKCLYEEEGSSPMLVSSVPTARKMGQSSSRKIEEDLKFQVIEKTRRVEEAAREFLRDYHQNQRKNEVIMRDFRGKKYQKDAYGDDDDDDATSCSSSDLFELDHLAVTGNSRYHEELPVYETTRVDTYRAIANGLTM; this is encoded by the coding sequence ATGCATCGTTGGGAGAAGACACTGAGGGAAGATGGATATAACTGTGATAGGAAAAATCCATCCTTCTCTACACGTCTTCTCGATGAAATTTACCGTTCCATTGATGAAGGCGACAAAGGGACTGACGAATTGAAATTCTACAGGGAACCAGTGGGAATGAAACAGAGCAGAGGTTGTGCGAAAAGCAACAGAACACTGGAAGGCAAAGAGGCTGGGAGTCATCGCCGAGCCTCTTTGATCGAGGAATGGATCGATAAGAAGGTCAGCGAGAAGGGTGTCACTCAAAGGAGACATTACTTGACAAAACTGGAGAGAAAATCACACCTGGAGCATGATGTTGACCAGGATGTTCTGTTCTTCAGCTCCACCTCAAGCTCTTCAGATTCTAGTTCAGGAGGATTCTCATCCTCTGATACCGATTCCATGTCCGGTTTGAAATCAGGATCCTCGTGCTTCGGACCTACGAGGCCGAAGCCGATAAGGACCAGTGTCTCGGCTCGACCGGAGAAAACCGACAGAAAGCATAGAGCTTTACCGTTCTTCGATGACGGTCATTATGGTTCTGCGACAGAGGAGACTTCAAGGCACGAAGATGCTATGATCAAGTCAAAATCCAGGGCTCTGAAGATTTATTCCAATCTAAAGAAAGTGAAACAGCCGATTTCCCCAGGTGGTCGCCTTGCGAATTTCCTCAATTCTCTTTTCACAACAGGGAATACAAAGAAAACGAAGAGCTTGTCAACCGGAGGCTGCGACGATGCAACTCACGTGGAGAGGAAATCCAAGTCGGTGCAAGCGTCAACTTGTTCATCCGCGTCTTCTTTTTCAAGATCATGTCTAAGCAAAAACTCACCTTCTTCCAGAGAAAAGCTACGCAATGGGATTAAAAGAACTGTCCGATTCTGCCCAGTAAGTGTAATTGTCGACGAAGATTGTCGACCATGCGGGCATAAATGCTTGTACGAAGAAGAGGGCTCCAGTCCAATGCTGGTGTCGTCGGTGCCAACTGCGCGGAAAATGGGACAATCATCGAGTAGAAAGATTGAAGAAGATCTCAAATTCCAAGTCATTGAGAAAACCCGCCGGGTGGAAGAGGCGGCCAGAGAGTTTCTGAGAGATTATCATCAGAATCAGAGGAAGAATGAGGTTATTATGAGAGACTTTCGCGGCAAAAAATATCAGAAGGATGCGTatggagatgatgatgatgatgatgccaCGAGTTGTTCAAGCTCAGATCTTTTCGAGCTGGATCACCTTGCCGTAACGGGAAACAGTAGGTATCATGAAGAGCTTCCTGTGTACGAAACTACTCGTGTTGATACTTATCGAGCCATTGCTAATGGCCTGACAATGTAA